The Populus trichocarpa isolate Nisqually-1 chromosome 2, P.trichocarpa_v4.1, whole genome shotgun sequence genome has a window encoding:
- the LOC7457392 gene encoding uncharacterized protein LOC7457392 isoform X3 has product MGEHEGWAQPPSGLSPNGLLAIEAPSVIRVLDSERWSKAEERTAELIACIQPNQPSEELRNAVADYVQRLIAKCFPCQVFTFGSVPLKTYLPDGDIDLTAFSKNPNLKDTWAHQVRDMLENEEKNENAEFRVKEVQYIQAEVKIIKCLVENIVVDISFNQLGGLCTLCFLEEVDNLINQNHLFKRSIILIKAWCYYESRILGAHHGLISTYALETLVLYIFHVFNNSFAGPLEVLYRFLEFFSKFDWANLCVSLWGPVPISSLPDVTAEPPRKDGGELLLSKLFLEACSAVYAVLPAGQDNQGQPFLSKHFNVIDPLRVNNNLGRSVSKGNFFRIRSAFAFGAKRLARLLDCPKEDLCFEVNQFFLNTWKRHGSGHRPDAPRNDLWQLRLSNHDHLHGPESLRNNSSSKPSGHEAQVDVAHGSCTVPSQHDNYSIDSTSKGSEVSTLSRTQSQKTNANTNSTRSTSDQSRRESTSNQSMHADRSQRNEKPDNLVTDFQGRYLFARTRSSPELTETYSEISSQGRLNKVQESGKGQASSARLNHGRRKNLGSDNLKNHGISSSSDDPSSVGHTISSQSCNPAADSNSYHKDSCLDVASEEFVSVLGSQGMHQEEQDLVNVMAFSTGVGFNGQAHVPLNMEPAHISLPIPPSVLASMGYGQRNMGGMVPANIPFLETPWGSNMQFPQGLVPSPLAHYLPGIELTSNQEDSIQPGNENIGPVEMNVREPDHDIWHEQERGSISGFDKENRSFEMHQLDDPQPSSSSYKFVSSSRRGGSGNSLRAHQKLTRETRGPAREESIGALTYQENRGTEEYFDDTSACSRSFTTVNISPLRSKTSSESSWEGSSAKLSKPVKEKRDDDNKEWNAPSTMGPEPERSIGSQTESSAALHVSRHQVPGYERAQPSESDSLIPIAPVLLGHGSRQRSADNSGSGTVHYTFYPAGPPVPFVTMLPLYNFPTETGTSGASTSQFDSEEGLDNSDSGQNFDSSEGIDLSEVLSTSSSMRMAASVEPLEHKPDILNSDFASHWQNLQFGRLCQNTRNPAPMIYPSPVMVPPVYLQGCFPWDGSGRPVSTNTNNFTQLSIVPVAPLQSASNRPAGVYQHYVDEMPRYRGGTGTYLPNPKVAVRDRHATNMRKGNHNYNRSDHHGDREVSWNNNSRARAAGRGNNRSHAEKSNTRPDRLAGESQAERTWGSHRHDMFPSCQSQNGSSNVAYGMYPLPSLNPGVSSNGSTIPSVVMLYPYDHNTGYGSAEHLELGFVGPVGFSGANETLHLNEVSRSSGGFEDQRFHSSSAHQPSPDQPSSPHVQREI; this is encoded by the exons ATGGGAGAGCATGAAGGGTGGGCACAGCCACCAAGTGGGCTATCGCCAAATGGCCTATTGGCCATTGAAGCGCCCTCTGTGATCAGAGTGCTTGATTCAGAGCGATGGTCAAAGGCCGAAGAGAGAACTGCAGAGCTTATTGCCTGCATTCAGCCCAACCAGCCCTCTGAAGAGCTTCGCAATGCCGTTGCAGATTATGTGCAGCGGCTTATTGCAAAGTGCTTTCCTTGCCAG GTATTCACCTTTGGGTCTGTACCACTTAAGACTTATTTACCTGACGGGGATATTGACTTAACAGCCTTCAGTAAGAATCCTAATTTAAAAGATACATGGGCTCATCAGGTTCGTGATATGCTGGAGAATGAGGAGAAGAATGAAAATGCTGAATTCCGAGTGAAGGAGGTTCAGTACATTCAGGCAGAG GTGAAGATAATAAAGTGTCTTGTGGAAAACATTGTGGTAGATATTTCATTTAACCAACTTGGTGGACTGTGCACCCTTTGTTTCCTTGAGGAG GTTgataatttgataaatcaaaaCCATCTATTCAAGCGTAGCATTATATTGATAAAGGCCTGGTGTTACTATGAGAGCCGAATACTTGGTGCTCACCATGGATTGATCTCCACCTATGCTTTGGAAACCTTGgttctatatatatttcatgttttcAACAACTCCTTTGCGGGTCCTCTTGAG GTCCTTTATCGTTTTCTCGAGTTCTTCAGTAAGTTTGATTGGGCTAATTTATGTGTTAGTCTCTGGGGTCCTGTACCTATTAGTTCACTTCCAGATGTAACAG CGGAACCTCCTCGAAAGGATGGTGGAGAGTTACTGCTTAGCAAATTATTTCTTGAGGCTTGTAGTGCTGTGTATGCTGTTTTACCTGCTGGACAAGATAATCAAGGGCAACCTTTTTTGTCCAAACACTTCAATGTTATTGATCCTTTGCGTGTAAACAACAACCTGGGACGTAGTGTCAGTAAAG GTAACTTCTTTAGGATACGCAGTGCGTTTGCATTTGGAGCTAAAAGGCTAGCTAGGTTACTTGATTGCCCCAAAGAAGACCTGTGTTTTGAAGTAAATCAGTTTTTTCTGAACACCTGGAAGAGACATGGTAGTGGCCATCGTCCTGATGCGCCAAGGAATGATTTGTGGCAGTTGAGATTGTCAAATCATGATCACTTGCATGGGCCTGAGAGTCTAAGGAACAATTCAAGCAGCAAACCTTCCGGTCATGAAGCTCAAGTTGATGTGGCTCATGGCTCATGTACTGTTCCCTCCCAGCATGATAATTATTCCATAGATAGCACATCCAAAGGTAGTGAAGTTTCAACACTTTCTCGTACTCAAAGCCAAAAGACTAACGCTAACACTAACAGCACAAGGAGCACCTCTGATCAGAGTAGAAGGGAATCTACTTCCAATCAGAGCATGCATGCTGATAGAAGTCAGAGAAATGAAAAACCCGACAACTTAGTCACTGATTTTCAGGGAAGGTATCTTTTTGCTAGGACACGCTCTAGTCCTGAACTTACTGAGACATATAGCGAAATTTCTTCTCAAGGAAGGCTTAACAAAGTCCAAGAAAGTGGGAAAGGCCAGGCTTCATCTGCTAGGCTAAATCATGGCAGGAGGAAAAACCTGGGAtctgataatttgaaaaaccatGGTATTAGCTCTTCAAGTGATGATCCTTCATCTGTTGGTCACACCATTTCCAGTCAAAGCTGCAATCCTGCTGCTGATTCAAATAGTTACCACAAAGATTCATGCTTGGATGTCGCCAGTGAAGAATTTGTTTCTGTCCTAGGGTCACAGGGGATGCATCAGGAAGAGCAAGATCTTGTGAATGTGATGGCTTTTTCTACTGGTGTGGGTTTCAATGGACAGGCTCATGTTCCACTGAATATGGAACCTGCTCACATTTCTCTTCCAATTCCACCTTCTGTTCTAGCTTCAATGGGATATGGTCAGAGAAATATGGGTGGAATGGTACCCGCAAACATTCCCTTCTTGGAGACTCCTTGGGGTTCAAATATGCAATTTCCTCAAGGTTTGGTTCCATCACCATTAGCCCATTATCTTCCTGGCATTGAATTGACTTCAAACCAAGAAGATTCAATTCAACCTGGTAATGAGAATATTGGTCCCGTGGAAATGAATGTCAGGGAGCCTGATCATGATATCTGGCATGAGCAGGAGAGGGGCTCCATTAGTGGGTTTGATAAAGAAAACAGAAGCTTTGAGATGCATCAATTAGATGATCCGCAGCCTAGTTCGTCTAGTTATAAATTTGTTTCATCATCTCGAAGAGGTGGCTCTGGCAACTCTTTGAGAGCTCACCAGAAGCTCACCAGAGAAACCCGAGGGCCAGCTAGGGAAGAATCTATAGGTGCTTTAACATATCAAGAAAACAGAGGCACTGAAGAATACTTTGATGATACAAGTGCATGTTCAAGGTCCTTTACTACGGTGAATATTAGTCCCTTGAGAAGTAAAACCTCATCTGAGAGTTCGTGGGAAGGATCATCAGCAAAGTTGTCAAAGCCTGTGAAGGAAAAAAGAG ATGATGACAATAAAGAATGGAATGCGCCATCAACAATGGGCCCTGAACCTGAAAGAAGCATAGGATCCCAAACTGAATCTTCTGCTGCTTTGCATGTTTCAAGGCATCAAGTACCTGGATATGAAAGAGCACAACCAAGTGAATCTGATTCGTTGATACCCATTGCTCCAGTGCTCTTAGGTCATGGTTCACGGCAAAGATCTGCTGATAACTCAGGGTCAGGGACTGTTCACTATACATTTTATCCTGCAGGGCCACCAGTTCCATTTGTTACGATGCTTCCACTGTACAACTTCCCAACTGAGACAGGAACTTCTGGTGCATCAACTAGCCAATTTGACAGTGAAGAGGGCCTTGATAACAGTGATTCGGGTCAAAATTTTGATTCATCTGAAGGAATTGATCTATCTGAGGTTTTAAGTACCTCCAGTTCTATGAGAATGGCTGCTTCTGTTGAGCCATTGGAACACAAACCTGACATTCTTAATAGTGATTTTGCTAGCCACTGGCAGAACTTGCAGTTTGGGCGTTTATGCCAAAACACACGAAATCCTGCACCTATGATTTATCCATCACCTGTTATGGTGCCGCCTGTGTATTTACAGGGCTGTTTTCCATGGGATGGTTCTGGGAGACCAGTTTCAACTAACACGAATAATTTTACTCAGCTAAGTATTGTTCCAGTTGCTCCGCTACAGTCTGCATCTAATAGACCTGCTGGTGTCTATCAGCATTATGTTGATGAAATGCCTAGATATCGAGGTGGAACTGGGACCTACTTGCCGAATCCA AAGGTTGCTGTCCGAGACCGGCATGCTACAAATATGAGAAAGGGAAATCACAACTACAATAGAAGTGACCACCATGGTGATAGGGAAGTGAGCTGGAACAATAATTCTAGAGCACGAGCTGCTGGGCGCGGCAACAATCGCAGCCATGCTGAGAAGTCTAATACAAGGCCAGACCGGTTGGCTGGTGAGAGTCAAGCTGAGAGGACATGGGGCTCACATAGACATGATATGTTCCCTTCGTGCCAGTCTCAGAATGGTTCCAGCAATGTGGCATATGGCATGTATCCCTTACCATCCTTGAATCCTGGAGTGTCATCAAATGGATCTACCATTCCTTCTGTTGTCATGCTGTATCCTTATGATCATAATACTGGCTATGGTTCTGCAGAGCATCTTGAGCTTGGGTTCGTTGGGCCAGTAGGTTTCTCAGGTGCAAATGAGACCTTGCATTTAAATGAGGTGAGTCGATCAAGTGGGGGATTTGAGGACCAAAGGTTTCATAGCAGCTCTGCTCATCAGCCATCTCCAGATCAGCCTTCTTCACCCCATGTCCAGAG GGAGATTTGA
- the LOC7457392 gene encoding uncharacterized protein LOC7457392 isoform X2, translating into MGEHEGWAQPPSGLSPNGLLAIEAPSVIRVLDSERWSKAEERTAELIACIQPNQPSEELRNAVADYVQRLIAKCFPCQVFTFGSVPLKTYLPDGDIDLTAFSKNPNLKDTWAHQVRDMLENEEKNENAEFRVKEVQYIQAEVKIIKCLVENIVVDISFNQLGGLCTLCFLEEVDNLINQNHLFKRSIILIKAWCYYESRILGAHHGLISTYALETLVLYIFHVFNNSFAGPLEVLYRFLEFFSKFDWANLCVSLWGPVPISSLPDVTAEPPRKDGGELLLSKLFLEACSAVYAVLPAGQDNQGQPFLSKHFNVIDPLRVNNNLGRSVSKGNFFRIRSAFAFGAKRLARLLDCPKEDLCFEVNQFFLNTWKRHGSGHRPDAPRNDLWQLRLSNHDHLHGPESLRNNSSSKPSGHEAQVDVAHGSCTVPSQHDNYSIDSTSKGSEVSTLSRTQSQKTNANTNSTRSTSDQSRRESTSNQSMHADRSQRNEKPDNLVTDFQGRYLFARTRSSPELTETYSEISSQGRLNKVQESGKGQASSARLNHGRRKNLGSDNLKNHGISSSSDDPSSVGHTISSQSCNPAADSNSYHKDSCLDVASEEFVSVLGSQGMHQEEQDLVNVMAFSTGVGFNGQAHVPLNMEPAHISLPIPPSVLASMGYGQRNMGGMVPANIPFLETPWGSNMQFPQGLVPSPLAHYLPGIELTSNQEDSIQPGNENIGPVEMNVREPDHDIWHEQERGSISGFDKENRSFEMHQLDDPQPSSSSYKFVSSSRRGGSGNSLRAHQKLTRETRGPAREESIGALTYQENRGTEEYFDDTSACSRSFTTVNISPLRSKTSSESSWEGSSAKLSKPVKEKRGRKTVSSAVQSSVYGKGKSASEHSSNLTDDDNKEWNAPSTMGPEPERSIGSQTESSAALHVSRHQVPGYERAQPSESDSLIPIAPVLLGHGSRQRSADNSGSGTVHYTFYPAGPPVPFVTMLPLYNFPTETGTSGASTSQFDSEEGLDNSDSGQNFDSSEGIDLSEVLSTSSSMRMAASVEPLEHKPDILNSDFASHWQNLQFGRLCQNTRNPAPMIYPSPVMVPPVYLQGCFPWDGSGRPVSTNTNNFTQLSIVPVAPLQSASNRPAGVYQHYVDEMPRYRGGTGTYLPNPVAVRDRHATNMRKGNHNYNRSDHHGDREVSWNNNSRARAAGRGNNRSHAEKSNTRPDRLAGESQAERTWGSHRHDMFPSCQSQNGSSNVAYGMYPLPSLNPGVSSNGSTIPSVVMLYPYDHNTGYGSAEHLELGFVGPVGFSGANETLHLNEVSRSSGGFEDQRFHSSSAHQPSPDQPSSPHVQREI; encoded by the exons ATGGGAGAGCATGAAGGGTGGGCACAGCCACCAAGTGGGCTATCGCCAAATGGCCTATTGGCCATTGAAGCGCCCTCTGTGATCAGAGTGCTTGATTCAGAGCGATGGTCAAAGGCCGAAGAGAGAACTGCAGAGCTTATTGCCTGCATTCAGCCCAACCAGCCCTCTGAAGAGCTTCGCAATGCCGTTGCAGATTATGTGCAGCGGCTTATTGCAAAGTGCTTTCCTTGCCAG GTATTCACCTTTGGGTCTGTACCACTTAAGACTTATTTACCTGACGGGGATATTGACTTAACAGCCTTCAGTAAGAATCCTAATTTAAAAGATACATGGGCTCATCAGGTTCGTGATATGCTGGAGAATGAGGAGAAGAATGAAAATGCTGAATTCCGAGTGAAGGAGGTTCAGTACATTCAGGCAGAG GTGAAGATAATAAAGTGTCTTGTGGAAAACATTGTGGTAGATATTTCATTTAACCAACTTGGTGGACTGTGCACCCTTTGTTTCCTTGAGGAG GTTgataatttgataaatcaaaaCCATCTATTCAAGCGTAGCATTATATTGATAAAGGCCTGGTGTTACTATGAGAGCCGAATACTTGGTGCTCACCATGGATTGATCTCCACCTATGCTTTGGAAACCTTGgttctatatatatttcatgttttcAACAACTCCTTTGCGGGTCCTCTTGAG GTCCTTTATCGTTTTCTCGAGTTCTTCAGTAAGTTTGATTGGGCTAATTTATGTGTTAGTCTCTGGGGTCCTGTACCTATTAGTTCACTTCCAGATGTAACAG CGGAACCTCCTCGAAAGGATGGTGGAGAGTTACTGCTTAGCAAATTATTTCTTGAGGCTTGTAGTGCTGTGTATGCTGTTTTACCTGCTGGACAAGATAATCAAGGGCAACCTTTTTTGTCCAAACACTTCAATGTTATTGATCCTTTGCGTGTAAACAACAACCTGGGACGTAGTGTCAGTAAAG GTAACTTCTTTAGGATACGCAGTGCGTTTGCATTTGGAGCTAAAAGGCTAGCTAGGTTACTTGATTGCCCCAAAGAAGACCTGTGTTTTGAAGTAAATCAGTTTTTTCTGAACACCTGGAAGAGACATGGTAGTGGCCATCGTCCTGATGCGCCAAGGAATGATTTGTGGCAGTTGAGATTGTCAAATCATGATCACTTGCATGGGCCTGAGAGTCTAAGGAACAATTCAAGCAGCAAACCTTCCGGTCATGAAGCTCAAGTTGATGTGGCTCATGGCTCATGTACTGTTCCCTCCCAGCATGATAATTATTCCATAGATAGCACATCCAAAGGTAGTGAAGTTTCAACACTTTCTCGTACTCAAAGCCAAAAGACTAACGCTAACACTAACAGCACAAGGAGCACCTCTGATCAGAGTAGAAGGGAATCTACTTCCAATCAGAGCATGCATGCTGATAGAAGTCAGAGAAATGAAAAACCCGACAACTTAGTCACTGATTTTCAGGGAAGGTATCTTTTTGCTAGGACACGCTCTAGTCCTGAACTTACTGAGACATATAGCGAAATTTCTTCTCAAGGAAGGCTTAACAAAGTCCAAGAAAGTGGGAAAGGCCAGGCTTCATCTGCTAGGCTAAATCATGGCAGGAGGAAAAACCTGGGAtctgataatttgaaaaaccatGGTATTAGCTCTTCAAGTGATGATCCTTCATCTGTTGGTCACACCATTTCCAGTCAAAGCTGCAATCCTGCTGCTGATTCAAATAGTTACCACAAAGATTCATGCTTGGATGTCGCCAGTGAAGAATTTGTTTCTGTCCTAGGGTCACAGGGGATGCATCAGGAAGAGCAAGATCTTGTGAATGTGATGGCTTTTTCTACTGGTGTGGGTTTCAATGGACAGGCTCATGTTCCACTGAATATGGAACCTGCTCACATTTCTCTTCCAATTCCACCTTCTGTTCTAGCTTCAATGGGATATGGTCAGAGAAATATGGGTGGAATGGTACCCGCAAACATTCCCTTCTTGGAGACTCCTTGGGGTTCAAATATGCAATTTCCTCAAGGTTTGGTTCCATCACCATTAGCCCATTATCTTCCTGGCATTGAATTGACTTCAAACCAAGAAGATTCAATTCAACCTGGTAATGAGAATATTGGTCCCGTGGAAATGAATGTCAGGGAGCCTGATCATGATATCTGGCATGAGCAGGAGAGGGGCTCCATTAGTGGGTTTGATAAAGAAAACAGAAGCTTTGAGATGCATCAATTAGATGATCCGCAGCCTAGTTCGTCTAGTTATAAATTTGTTTCATCATCTCGAAGAGGTGGCTCTGGCAACTCTTTGAGAGCTCACCAGAAGCTCACCAGAGAAACCCGAGGGCCAGCTAGGGAAGAATCTATAGGTGCTTTAACATATCAAGAAAACAGAGGCACTGAAGAATACTTTGATGATACAAGTGCATGTTCAAGGTCCTTTACTACGGTGAATATTAGTCCCTTGAGAAGTAAAACCTCATCTGAGAGTTCGTGGGAAGGATCATCAGCAAAGTTGTCAAAGCCTGTGAAGGAAAAAAGAGGTAGGAAAACGGTTTCTTCTGCAGTGCAGTCTTCTGTTTATGGAAAAGGTAAGAGTGCCTCTGAACATTCTTCCAATCTGACAGATGATGACAATAAAGAATGGAATGCGCCATCAACAATGGGCCCTGAACCTGAAAGAAGCATAGGATCCCAAACTGAATCTTCTGCTGCTTTGCATGTTTCAAGGCATCAAGTACCTGGATATGAAAGAGCACAACCAAGTGAATCTGATTCGTTGATACCCATTGCTCCAGTGCTCTTAGGTCATGGTTCACGGCAAAGATCTGCTGATAACTCAGGGTCAGGGACTGTTCACTATACATTTTATCCTGCAGGGCCACCAGTTCCATTTGTTACGATGCTTCCACTGTACAACTTCCCAACTGAGACAGGAACTTCTGGTGCATCAACTAGCCAATTTGACAGTGAAGAGGGCCTTGATAACAGTGATTCGGGTCAAAATTTTGATTCATCTGAAGGAATTGATCTATCTGAGGTTTTAAGTACCTCCAGTTCTATGAGAATGGCTGCTTCTGTTGAGCCATTGGAACACAAACCTGACATTCTTAATAGTGATTTTGCTAGCCACTGGCAGAACTTGCAGTTTGGGCGTTTATGCCAAAACACACGAAATCCTGCACCTATGATTTATCCATCACCTGTTATGGTGCCGCCTGTGTATTTACAGGGCTGTTTTCCATGGGATGGTTCTGGGAGACCAGTTTCAACTAACACGAATAATTTTACTCAGCTAAGTATTGTTCCAGTTGCTCCGCTACAGTCTGCATCTAATAGACCTGCTGGTGTCTATCAGCATTATGTTGATGAAATGCCTAGATATCGAGGTGGAACTGGGACCTACTTGCCGAATCCA GTTGCTGTCCGAGACCGGCATGCTACAAATATGAGAAAGGGAAATCACAACTACAATAGAAGTGACCACCATGGTGATAGGGAAGTGAGCTGGAACAATAATTCTAGAGCACGAGCTGCTGGGCGCGGCAACAATCGCAGCCATGCTGAGAAGTCTAATACAAGGCCAGACCGGTTGGCTGGTGAGAGTCAAGCTGAGAGGACATGGGGCTCACATAGACATGATATGTTCCCTTCGTGCCAGTCTCAGAATGGTTCCAGCAATGTGGCATATGGCATGTATCCCTTACCATCCTTGAATCCTGGAGTGTCATCAAATGGATCTACCATTCCTTCTGTTGTCATGCTGTATCCTTATGATCATAATACTGGCTATGGTTCTGCAGAGCATCTTGAGCTTGGGTTCGTTGGGCCAGTAGGTTTCTCAGGTGCAAATGAGACCTTGCATTTAAATGAGGTGAGTCGATCAAGTGGGGGATTTGAGGACCAAAGGTTTCATAGCAGCTCTGCTCATCAGCCATCTCCAGATCAGCCTTCTTCACCCCATGTCCAGAG GGAGATTTGA